DNA from Mesorhizobium sp. DCY119:
GTCGTGGCCGCGGTCGGGCAGGTCGACCTGATGCAGCAGCTTGCCGGCTTCCGACAGGATCGCCGCGCCATAGCTACCGTCGCGCTTCTGGTAGGCGGTGGCAAAGACCGCGTCGGCATCCAGCGTTTTCGCCCAGGCGGCAGGCGCCAGCGATGCTGCAAAGGCAGCACCCGCAGCCTTCAGGAAGTCGCGGCGATCGATGAGCGGCGTGCGCATCATGGTCAGTCCCCGTCGAGGGAGGAGAAACCCGAGGTCAGGCCGAGTTCGCCGGCGAGCCGCTTGCCGAAAAGTTCGCTCAGGCTCGACGTCACCACGCTGAGATAGGAGAGCCTGCCGCGCCGCTGCGGATCGGCCAGCACCTCGGTCAGCGGACCTTCCGAGCCCGCCGCTGCCCTGGCGGCATTGGCGAATTCGAAGTTGATGGAATTTTCGATCCACCGCATCTCATCGGAAAGCGCATCGCCAAGACCGGATGTTTCGAACAGAGCCTTCATGCCGGCCAGATTGCCGGCAACCGAATCGACCGTCTTTTCCGAGCGCCAGAACACCGCCTGTTTCGGCTTGTCCTCCGCCGCCGACATCTTGCCGAGGAAACCGCCCAGCCGCACGTCGCGGTCCATCTCCAGCCCGGTGACGAAGACGTCGAACAGTTCGCTCACCGCCTCGTCATTGTTGCGGTAGAGCGGATTGTTCGCGCCCGGCTTCGCCCACGTGCCGGCGAAACCGTCGGGCGCGTCCCACGCCTTCTCGAGCTCGCCGGCCATCGTATCGAGATTGATCGCGATCGATGCACCGAAGCTGCAGCGATAGGCGCCGTCGGTGCCGGCGAGCGTGTCCGCGTCCGTGCCGAACAGCACGAATTCCAGCGCGCCGAGACCCTGCACGGCGACGCTCTTGGTCGCCAGCTTGGCCGGGTCGGCAGCGGTTTCGTCCTTGGACTGTATCGCCGCCTGTACCTGTTTCAGGCCGGTGCTCTTGCGGTCAGGCCAGAACAGGATGCGGTCGAGCCGGTTCTGCTCCGTTACCGGACCGAACCGGATGATCTCTGCCTTCGACCAGGCGTCGACGGTGCCGCCAAACGCCTTTCGCGCGCTATCGAGTGCTGCTTGCGAGGGAGCCGAGCACAATGCCTTGACGTCGCTCGACAGTTGCGACGTCGCCTGATGGAAGCCGTGATAGACGGGCCGCACGAAACCGTCGATGACCTTGCCGACGATCTTCGGCGCGTCCAGCTCCGCGGCGTGCGCGGCAGACTGGCCCAGCACGAAAAATGCAGCAGCAACCAAAACCCTGAACATCACAGCGACTCCAGAAATTTCACCAGCGCATCGCGCTCGGTTTTAGACAGGGCGGCGAAGCGGTCACGCGCGGCCTGGCCCTCGCCGCCATGCCACAGGATCGCCTCGACCAGATTGCGGGCGCGACCATCATGCAGGAAGAAGGTGTGACCGTTGACGCGCTTGGTCAGGCCGATGCCCCACAGCGGCGCGGTGCGCCATTCATTGCCCGTCGCATCGCCCACCTGCTGCCCGTCCGCCAGCCCGTCGCCCATGTCGTGCAGCAAAAGGTCGGTATAGGGCCATATCAGCTGGAAGGACTGCGCCTTGTTGGGTGCATCGCGACGGGTGACGAATTTCGGCGTGTGGCAGGAGGCGCAGCCGCTTTCGTAAAACACCTTCTTGCCGGCCAGCACGTCGGCCTTGCCGACATCGCGGCGGGCCGGCACGGCGAGGTTCTGCGAATAGAAGGTGACGAGGTCGAGGATCGGGTCCGGCGCTTCGGTGTCGCCCAGCCGCTCCTGCACGCCGTTCGGCATGGCTAGGCATTTTTCCTGCGCTACCGTGCAATCACCCCAGTGGTTCGGCACGTCGGGATTGGAGATTCCGATATCGCCGGCGAAGGCTTCCGCCGACTGGCGCCTTATCGACGGGGTCGATGCCTTCCAGCCGAAACGGCCGAGCGTCAGCTCGCCGGTCTTGTGGTCGCGCACGATCGAGGCTTTGCCCGATATGCCGTCGCCGTCCTTGTCGTCGGGATCGGCGCGGGCGAGGATATCGGCGGGGTGGATCTGCTCGAGCAGGCCGAGGCCGATCATCTGGGGCGTAACGCGCGGCGACAGCGTGACGCGCGGGTCGATCGGCCCCTGCGCCAGATTTGTCACCGAATAGGTCGGCTTGCGCAGCGAAACGACCGTACCGTCGGCCAGCGTCACCGGCTGTTCCTCGTAGGAGATCGCCATCTTGCCTTCGCCGGCGAGACCCGGAACGGCAAGATCCTGCAACTGCCCGCCATAGACCGGATCGGGGAAATTCAGCGCCGTCTTGTGCGCTATGGCCGCCTTTTCCTCGTCGGTCTCGGCCTGACGGGCCAGGCGCAGGAACATCGAGGTCGCGTCCGGGTTGCCTTCCGGCGGATGGCCGCGCCCGTCCTTCAGGTGGCAGCTCTGGCAGGCGCGGGCGTTGAACAGCGGACCGAGCCCGTCGGAGGCCTGCGTCGAGGATGGCGACGACACCCACAGCTTGCGAAACAGCGCATTGCCGAGCTTGAAGGTGCCTTCTTCCTCGAAGGTGATGTTGGCGGAAAACTGCGAGAACGCGTCCTGGTTGACGCGCTTGCGCGACGTGCCTGCGCCGCCCTGCATCTGCTCGAATTCTTCCGGCTTGGAAAAATCGCCCGTCGGCTTGGTGATCGCCTCGACGCGGCCAAGGTCATTGGGGTTGAGATCGCTGCGCGTGGTGGCAAGGCCGGCGGGTTCGGCCTCGCCAGCATGGGCGGGCGCGGTGAGAAGGGCCGCACAGACAATCAGAAGCGCGCGAAAAAACACGCGTTTTTGTGGATCCCGCTTCTGGGGAAAAGCGCGGTCATTGCGGCAGTCCTCCCTCTCCCCGTTTACGGGGGTCCGAAGGACGGGTTGAGACCCGTGGCTCGACCCCGGTCGATGCCGGCAGGCAGGTGAGGGGCGGGATAAGACGTCGGATGGTTGGCGTCGCCCCTCATCCGGCCCTTCGGGCCACCTTCTCCCCGTAAACGGGGAGAAGGAATAGCTCGCGCTGCGGCGCGTCAAATTGTAGGCGCGCCGCATTGTCTCATGCCTATTCCGCGTCGTCCGCCGACGCTGCGTTGAGCTGTCCGTATTTCTCGTCGCCGATCTTGGCGAGCAGGTCGAGCTGCGTCTCGAGGAAGTCGATGTGACCTTCCTCGTCCGTCAGCAGTTCCTCGAACAGTTTCATGGTTACGTAGTCGCCTATTTCCTGGCAGATTTCGCGAGACTTCTTGTAGGACGTCCGCGCGTCATATTCGCCGGCAAGATCCGATTCCAGCACTTCCTTGACGTTCTGCCCGATGCGCAGCGGCGCAACCGACTGAAGGTTCGGGTGGCCTTCGAGGAAGATGATACGCTCGATGATCTTGTCGGCGTGGTGCATTTCCTCGATCGATTCCTCGCGTTCCTTCTTCGCGAGCTTCTTGTAACCCCAGTCGTCGAGCAGGCGATAATGCAGCCAGTACTGGTTGACGGCGCCCAGCTCTAGAAAAAGCGCCTCGTTAAGCCGCTCGATGACCTGTTTTTCGCCCTTCATGGCTCCTGCTCCCAAATTGGCCGCGCAGACCTCGCACGCGGTCCAGGTGTGAAACGATGTCCATTTCGTTCGCCTCCGAACGGGAATGGTAGTTCTCGGTGACCCGAATGATCGTTTCCACCACATTTGGGAAGCAGCCGCAACAGCGTCCGCGCTTTTGCAGAGAATGATAGACCTTCGCCGGCACGATGAGGTGCCAGGGGTTTTCATCCAGAAGGGCGATGATCGCCTCCTCGATCTCCTTCTCGGTAATCAGGTTACAGTGGCATACAAGCATGCTTTGCTCTGGTGGCTGACGGCGCTACACGCGCCGTTTGGCTGTTGAACTTTCTTCCGTTTGACCATGATCTTCCCAAAGCCGGCTTCGGCTTTGCCGGATCATGGCCGGGACCCCGCAGGGCTTACTTGAACACCTTGTCGGGCGAATCCAGGCTGTCGGAACCTTCGAAGGCGATCGTGTCCAGCTTGAGGGCCGAGACGGCGCGCTCGATCGACTTGGTCTGGTCGACCAATGCGTCGATCGCCTTCTGCACGCGGGCATTGCCCTCGGTGTTGCCTTCGCCGATCTGCTGGTCATAGGCCTCGCCGCCTTCGGCAGCCTTGGCGATGGCTTCCATGTCGGCCACCGTCGCG
Protein-coding regions in this window:
- a CDS encoding imelysin family protein; its protein translation is MFRVLVAAAFFVLGQSAAHAAELDAPKIVGKVIDGFVRPVYHGFHQATSQLSSDVKALCSAPSQAALDSARKAFGGTVDAWSKAEIIRFGPVTEQNRLDRILFWPDRKSTGLKQVQAAIQSKDETAADPAKLATKSVAVQGLGALEFVLFGTDADTLAGTDGAYRCSFGASIAINLDTMAGELEKAWDAPDGFAGTWAKPGANNPLYRNNDEAVSELFDVFVTGLEMDRDVRLGGFLGKMSAAEDKPKQAVFWRSEKTVDSVAGNLAGMKALFETSGLGDALSDEMRWIENSINFEFANAARAAAGSEGPLTEVLADPQRRGRLSYLSVVTSSLSELFGKRLAGELGLTSGFSSLDGD
- a CDS encoding di-heme oxidoredictase family protein, whose amino-acid sequence is MFFRALLIVCAALLTAPAHAGEAEPAGLATTRSDLNPNDLGRVEAITKPTGDFSKPEEFEQMQGGAGTSRKRVNQDAFSQFSANITFEEEGTFKLGNALFRKLWVSSPSSTQASDGLGPLFNARACQSCHLKDGRGHPPEGNPDATSMFLRLARQAETDEEKAAIAHKTALNFPDPVYGGQLQDLAVPGLAGEGKMAISYEEQPVTLADGTVVSLRKPTYSVTNLAQGPIDPRVTLSPRVTPQMIGLGLLEQIHPADILARADPDDKDGDGISGKASIVRDHKTGELTLGRFGWKASTPSIRRQSAEAFAGDIGISNPDVPNHWGDCTVAQEKCLAMPNGVQERLGDTEAPDPILDLVTFYSQNLAVPARRDVGKADVLAGKKVFYESGCASCHTPKFVTRRDAPNKAQSFQLIWPYTDLLLHDMGDGLADGQQVGDATGNEWRTAPLWGIGLTKRVNGHTFFLHDGRARNLVEAILWHGGEGQAARDRFAALSKTERDALVKFLESL
- the bfr gene encoding bacterioferritin, with the translated sequence MKGEKQVIERLNEALFLELGAVNQYWLHYRLLDDWGYKKLAKKEREESIEEMHHADKIIERIIFLEGHPNLQSVAPLRIGQNVKEVLESDLAGEYDARTSYKKSREICQEIGDYVTMKLFEELLTDEEGHIDFLETQLDLLAKIGDEKYGQLNAASADDAE
- a CDS encoding (2Fe-2S)-binding protein — protein: MLVCHCNLITEKEIEEAIIALLDENPWHLIVPAKVYHSLQKRGRCCGCFPNVVETIIRVTENYHSRSEANEMDIVSHLDRVRGLRGQFGSRSHEGRKTGHRAA